The following is a genomic window from Amblyraja radiata isolate CabotCenter1 chromosome 13, sAmbRad1.1.pri, whole genome shotgun sequence.
AGACTGTCTACCCtgcctatgcctcttataattttatatacttctattaagtctcctcccaacctctgacgttctagataaaacaatccaagtctatccaacctctcctggtAGTTAATACCACATAATTCTGGCAGCATTTAGGTAAACATCCCCgttccctctccaaagccttcacatctttcctgtaattgggcacataatactccaattcTTAGTTACATGGGACTGAGACATTCAGAAGCCAAGTTATTAAATAACCTGTATGGGGGGAACTATCTTAAGGGTGTATGTAGCCATGTTCCTGATTATGCAAAGACCCCGTGACATTGATCATTAAGTGCGGTATTGATAACACGATCTCCTCATGGTGAAACAAGGAAGTTTGGTCATGTGCGAGAATATGAAGTGGAATCAATTGCAAGGAAATTAAGCTCTCTTCGACACACCAAATTCCTGGGAAtggtgtttactttagtttagagatagtgctgtggaaacaggctctttggcccaaatcCCACTCAACACAACATTGTCATGTTctgaagctgcatcatgacttttagtttagtttagattaccggggtaccgaggtacagtgaatagctttgttgttgcttgctattcagtcagcagaaggactatacatgattacaatcaaactatcCATAGTGTACATATAtaagataaagagaataacgttaaACTTGAGATGaggtaaaatccaattaaagataacccgagagtctccaataaggtggatggtaggtcaggaccgctctctagatgGTGATAAAATGGTTATTCTCAATGCTCTGACCAATGAAGGTGAGCATGCTATATTCCTTctctaccactctatctacttgttgccactttcagggagctatggacctggacctcaagatccctctgcacgtcATTGCTGTTAAGAGTCTTGCGATCAACGTTGCACATTCCCCTAACATTCATCCTCCTGAAGTCCAGCACCACACACGTGCGTGGATTAAACTCTGAGCCAGCCCTTTTACACATAAGCAATCAAATTCAGTCTGAAATGAGAAAGCTGAAAATAGCATGAATATGACACCCTGCCAGCATtggcatcaatcacccattctggGAAATTACTTCATCCTTTTTCAGCGTGAAACCCAATATCATTTCTCTTTGCTAATCCCCCAAGAAGCATGTCAAGCAAATTACGGGAGGACATTGTTTtgtgtcatctgtggcaatgctaACTATCCGAGTTTAATTGGTGGGTGGTTCAAGTTTCACTAAAGATACCCAAGTGCCAAATATCAGGGCTAGAACCCAGTGCATTTCTGAGGGGATTTTTCTGGGTGAGGTGTTATATTGATACATCACTTCCCACTCAGCTGATCCCAAGGCACTATTTTCTAAATAGAGACATTGTGATTATCTCTTTTACCTTTACAAGatcattaagggattgaacacgctagaggcagcaaacatgttcctgatgttgggggaatccagaaccatgggccacagtttaagaattaggggtaggccatttagaacagagatgaggaaaaacgttttcacccagagagttgtgaatctgtggaattctctgcctcagaaggcagtggaggccaattctctggatgctttcaagagagagttagatggagcttttaaagagagcggagtcaggggatatggcgagaaggcaggaacggggtactgattgtggataatcaaccatgatcacattgaatggcggtgctggcttgaagggccgattggcaatcaccgaggtacagtgttgagtaatgtaacagccgcagggaagaagctgttcctggacctgctggtccggcaacggagagacctttagcgcctcccggatggtaggagggtaaacagactgtggttggggtgagagcaatccttgacgatgctgagcgcccttcgcagacaacgcttgctttggacagactcaatggaggggagtgaggaaccggtgatgcattgggcaattttcaccaccctctgcagtgctttccggtcggagacagagcagttgccataccatactgtgatacagttggtaaggatgctctcgatggtgcagtggtagaagttcaccagaatctgaggagacagatggaccctcCTAAATGCCCCATTGTAATTATTAGGTTGTAGAACCCTGTGATATATCATTAATAGTCGTGTCCTGCCAACCCAAAAATGGCAATAGAGCTTTCCCTCACAACGCctcagacttgggttcaatcctgacctcagatgctgtccgtgtgcagtttgcacattctcccttgtGACCAGCATGGTATTCctccgggtcctctggtttcccccACACATACATGAAGGTTttaaggttcattggcctctataaaatttcccctcgtatgtagggagtggatgagaaagtgagataacatagaaccagtgtgaatgggtgaatgaggattggcgtgggccaaagggtccattttcaagttgtatctttaaacttaaaCTCTGCTGCCTGTGCAATGACTAATCCTCCATTCATTCTAGTACATGTGTTTTCATTGTGTTTTAAAATCTTTTCATAAGTTCAAAATTCTAGGAGCACAAttgggccatttgtcccatcaagtctacaccactattcaatcatggctgatctatctttccctctcagtcccattctcctgtcttctccccataacccctgacacccttactaatctttTGAGTAGTACGTTATCGAAGGCCTTTGAAAATCCATATAGGTCTCTATCCAGTCATACCTTCTTATCCCTTCTCTTGCTGCTTATCCCATCTGCAGGTTGGAGCTCCCAGTCTGCCATTACTTTCATAAATCTCCTGTTACCACTTCTTCACTGATAGATTCTGGCACTTTCCCAATTACTGACATCAGACTAATTGGTTTATATTTCCCTGTTTTCTCCCTTCCTCCTTTTTTAATTAACAAGATTACACCTGCTCTGTTTTAATCTCTCGGAGCTAGTCTgggacatagaacaatacagcacaggaacaggctctacaGCCTATTATGACTACGCCAAATCatgatgttaaactaatctcctctgccgacACATGATTAAAGCCCTGCAtattcatatacctatccaaaaatACTCCCTCTTGCTGGCCACAATTTCCAAAACACTCTCCCTGTGGTAGAAGATGGTGGAACAGACAAGTGTTAAGGAAACACACATGGCTGTGGTGGTTTATCTGGGTCAGAACTGGGAAGCCTGACCAGATTCAGTCAATGGTCTTCCCATTCAGCAGCTGACCAAAGATCAAAAGGTGAATGAAGTAAAACCAAGGCTGAATGGAAAGCATCAGAGGTAAATCAGGAATAAGATTTCCCGCATTGTCGTAGAGAGTTAAGTAACCAATCTTTGAAGTTTATTCAACTACTTGAAAGCACTACatacaagaacagtttcttccccactctTGAACAGACCTGACTTATACGAAGGATgaattcccgatcttccaatctacctcattgtggtcttgccatttttaatctgcactttctatgTAGccataacactatattctgtttAGTTTCTTTTTGCATTGCCtgatgtggtgcagtggtagagttgctgccttatagtgccacagacccgggttagatcctgacaattggtgccgtctgcacggagtttgtaagttctccccgtgacctgtgtgggttttctccaggagctctggttttctcccacactccaaagacttttaagtttgtaggttaattggcttcagtaaattgtccctagtgtgtaggatagaagtagtgtacaggtgatcatcggTCGGCAaggacttggagggccgaagggctgatttccatgctgttcctctaaaccaaattaaactacacCTACTTGGAGTTTGGATTGTGCTTTatttttcctcagggtgctctggtttcctcccacttcccaaagacgtgcagatttataggttaataggaaaaattgcccctagtgtgtagggagtggatgggaaagtggaataatatatatatattgtttagtttagagataagtgCAGTTAGAGCtaaaaatacagcacggaaacaggctttgcagcccaccgagtctgtaccgaccaccgatcaccccgtacactagcactatcctacacactaggaacaatttacaattttaccaaaatcaattaacctacaaacctgtatgtctttgtagtttgggagcaaaccagagtacccggagaaaacccacccagtcacgtaTATCTTGTCACATAAACAAGaaaaagtgtgaatgggtgatcgatagttggcattgactcgctgggccgaaggggctgtttccatgctaaactaaattaaattaagaaTGTCAgctaaagggtcccaacccaaaatgtcactatcCATGCTTTCcaaggatgcagcctgacccgttgaattactccagcattttgcgtctttccttggtaaatcagcatttgtagttccttgtttctacaaattaAACTAAGCATTTGGAATTTGGGTAGGGGTATGATTCTCTCTAGCCACTTGTTTCTGCTTGAAATTTTTTTAGGAAATGAATGTGACCTGCTCCAGAATCAACAGCATCCTCGAATCATACTACCTCACAACCATGTACAGCATCGAGTTCATTTTAGGATTGATCGGGAACATTGTTGTGATAAGTGGTTACGTCTTCTGCCTGAAGAATTGGAAATGCAGCAACATTTACCTCTTCAACCTTTGCATTTCGGACCTGATCTTCATCTGTACGCTCCCGATGTTCGTGGTCTACTATGCCAAAGGAAAACATTGGGTGTTCGGTGGTTTTCTTTGCAAGATGAACAGGTACATACTCTACACCAACATGTACCTTAGCATGCTCTTCCTGGTTTGCATCAGCATTGACCGATACTTGTTGGTCAGCAACCCATTGAGGGGGCACGTGTTTCAAAGGAAGAAGACAGCTATCATCATCTGTGTCGCCATGTGGGTCTTCGTCACTTTGGAAGTCATCCCCATATTGACCTTCATCGGTTCTGACAATGTTACAGCTCTTGACAACAGCACAGTCATTAAGTGTGTTGACTATGCCAGTGCTGGGAACCCAGTACACAACCTGATTTACAATGTGTGTCTCACCATCTTCGGATATGTGCTTCCAATGAGCGTTATGGGTGTCTTCTGCCTGAAAACAGCACACAAGCTGAAGGAATTAAGTCAGGCAAGGACCTGGAGCATTACTCTGGAAAAGCCACTCACGCTGGTCATCCTGGCCATTACTATCTTCTCTGTACTATTCACCCCTTATCACATCATGAGAAACATCCGCATGATATCTAGACTGGACAACAACAACATCTCAACGGGGGCCATCGAGTGCATAAAGGCCGCATATACTCTTTCCAGACCCGTGGCTTTTCTCAGTATAATTACCAATCCCATTTTCTACTTTTTTTCTGGGGATAGATTTAGGGAAACAATTGCAAACAACTTGAAGTGTTGCCGCTCAAGAAATGCAACTTAACATGTAAAAtaagggtgtaggaaggaactgctgatgctggtttaaacctaagatagacacaaaatgctggagtaactcagcgagactgtCATAAAATAAGGACTCTAGGACCGACTGAGACCTGTCATTTTGCCAAGAGATATGAATCTGAATCTTTCTTCTGGAGACTGGGTCCCTGCTAATTATTCAAATTCAGCTTAATTATTCAGCCATGCATTCCTGACAAGTATTCTGTGGAAGATTTTCCACTGAGGAAGATTTTCAAATTCATCACAGTGGTCACAGACACagaatgaatttttttttttaaatcctaacTTCAATCAAATGGTAAAAAAAAGAAGGTATTTTGGATTTGGAAGAAGTGCAGTATCATATTTTACCAGAAATGTATTGAGACCTACATTAAAATACAAGGAATGATTCCACAACCAGGTCTTAATTTTTAGAATGTAAAAGGCTAAGAATTAATTTGATTGTCCTTAAAATATTAAGGGATATCAAGTAGTGCAAAAGGGGAACTGAAaatgtggaacatagaacatacaacacagtacagcacagcacaggaacagatccttcagtCTACAATgtcctaatctcatctgcctgcacttgatttaatatccctccattccctacatatctgaagaaggatctcgacccaaaatggtgccaatccatgttctccagagattgtcTGACGTGCAGAGTTACTTCAGGTAACTTTTGCCTgtgcaaaagcctcttaaacaccactattattCCAGGTCCACCACTCTccatgtaaaaaaacttgccccgcacatctcctttaaactttgcccagctCACCTTAAAGATCCTAGTCTCTCCCATTTCCACCTCGAGAAAATGTTCTGATTGTCCACTGTATCTATAACTCTCATtattgaaaccctctaatccaggcagcattccagtaaacctcctctgtaccctctccaaagcctctacatgcttcctgtaatggggcgaccagatctgcatgcaacactccaaatgcaacctaacattcaggtctggagacacAGAGGtcgacaagaagtccagatacaaccttggtaaggccatcaaaaaagccaaaagggacctgctccaagctggaggatgagacggatgtttggcaactgtggcagggcttgaatgccatcgccTCCTATAaggtgaaatcaggaggcagctcaattgtcagcaaagcatcactccgacgagctcaatgcgttttacgcacgctttgatagggagaacactgatgtgccttcccgagctccCATTCGCCATgacggtatttcagtcacagtcacagaggccaacgtcagaagaCCCTtcagggggtgaaccctcggaaagcgcctggacctgatggcatacccggttgtgttctaaaggcctgtgcggaccaactggctggagtttttacggacattttcaacctctcacttctgaggtttaaaagggcatcaataataccggtgcccaagaagagtaaggtgacgtgcctcaatgactatcgaccagtggcactaacgtctgtggtgatgaagtgctttgagaggttgattatggcgcatatcaactcctatctcgacaaaaaccttgacccactgcagttcgcttaccgccataacagatcaatggtggatgcgatctcactggctctcgactccgctctggaccacttggacaacatacACTCATATGtctggctgttattcattgactacagctcggcatttaatacaatcatcccctccaagctggttaccaagctcatagatctagggtacacaaaaatgctggagaaactcagcgggtgcagcagcatctatggagcgaaggaaataggtgacgtttcgggccgaaacccttcttcagactgggtgtctgcgcatccctctgcaattggatcctcaacttcctcatccacagaccacagactgttcgtattggtggaaatgtgtcatcctcgataacaatcagcacgggagcacctcaaggctacgtgctcagccccctgctgtactccctctatattcatgactgcaaagctggacatagtgcgaactccatcatcaagttcaccgatgacaccactgttgtgggacgtatcactgatggggatgagtcagagtatagaagtgagatcaaccgattgatcaaatggtgccaacacaataacctggctctcaacaccagcaaaaccaaggaactgattgtggactttggaaggcgtaggatagggacccacaatcccgtttacatcaacgggacgatggtggaaagggtcaagaacttcaaattcctgggcgtgcacatttccgaaggtATTCCTGgtaccagcacactgatgcaatcctaaagaaagtacatcaatgcctctacttcctgagaagactacggagagtcaacATGTCAAAGgggactctctcgaacctctacaggtgcacagtagagagcatgttgactggttgcatcaaggcttggttcggcaacctgagggtCCAGGTGCGGAAAAGGATGCaggaagttgtgaccactgcccagtccatcatcggctctgacctccccaccatcgaagggatctatcgcagtcgctgcctcaaaaaggctgccagcatcatcctggccacacactcatctctccgctaccatcaggcagaaggtacaggcctgaaatctgttacatccattaaactcgccaacaaacagactctgaactgtaacagcctattgcactttatctgctcatttatgtgtatattgaactgaactgttctgtatttttgtttacaatattctgttgtgctgcagcaagcaagaatttcattgtcctatctgggacacatgacaataagctctcttgacactcttgacttgactaaccaaagtcctataaagctgcaacatgacttcacaACTCTTATTCTCAATGCCACACCTTTGAATGCAAATATATCATATAGCTTCTTTACCAATATTAATATCCAGATGGAGGGATATATCTATCCAGATAGGTATAAAATCTTTGCTGGTTAAGAACCATACGATCTGGCATTATTACAAAATGTTACAGCCACACTCGTGATGTATCCTTAAGCACAGAACATACCACATTCTCTGTATCTATGTGTGGGCCTTTATTAAGCAGAGTCATATGATGTgcctgcctttccaaatgcaaaaGCTTTGCAGATATTCAGGCTTCAGTTAAAAACATCAGCAGGCAAATAGACTTAAGTGTGTAGTCCTACCAATAAACCTTAATCTCCTGAATACAAGATATGTTGCTTTTCAATGCATTCATATTGCAAGGCCTTTAAGAATTGAAGCAAAAGCAATATACTGTACTTCTAGCAGAGTAATtgcaaaaaaatgaaataaaattgaaaaaCGTTGGAAACTCCTCTCGTCAGGCACCCTTTGTGGAGAGGCTAATGctgttattgttatatgtccgtcttttacccagagtaggggcatcaagaaccagaggacataggtttaaggtgagaggggaaagatttaataggaacctgacgggcaactttgtttacacaaagggttgtaggtgtatggaacaagctgccggaggaggtagttgagtcgggTACCGTCGCAACATTTAAccaaaaaacatttgaacaggtacatggattggataggtttagagggatatgggccaaatgcaggcagttgggactagcattgatggggcatgttggttggcgtgggtaaATGAATGggttcgccccgccttacctctctgagttgctccacctatatgctcctgcccggtgcctcaggtcagctgatcagctgctccttgaggtaccacggtctaagcggaagctcagaggggatagagccttttctgttgctgctccggcactttggaacaccttgccgttgcacatcagacaggccccctcactgtccatcttcaaatcctccctaaaaactcatttttattctctggctttcgacactggctgagacattgctcctgttcttagtgcttttaatgtcttttaattttttactgtttttagtccttcgttttacggtttttaatgatttgtaataactttttgtccatgagttctcatgtacagcactttgtggcaactgcggttgtttaaagcgctttataaataaagtttattattattattattattattattattattattattaaatgactgcgcatttattcctctcatgatcttatacacctctttcACATCACCCCTATTccccctgtccaacctcttccctacctcaagtcctggcaacatccttgcaaatctctgcaccctttccagctctaGTTTTAGACAACCTTACAGTGGGATAAATACTAtgaccattcaccttatttaTGCTTCTCATTATATTAATGTACCTCTACAAGGTCATAGCTCAGCTTCATTCACTACTGAGAAAATAGAGAAACTAAACTTGTTTGTTTAATGAAAAAAGATTATGGTGTAATTGGATAGATTTATTTTCATTCACATTAATAATAGAATCAAAATAACCACTAGATGGCAGATGCGCAAAGCATTTGCCTCATTCCTACCTTTCAAGAAATAGTGGTTGTGAATTTTTCAGAAATTACGGTTAGATTTTGGAATTTTATTACTAGTAATCTTAATAGGCTCGATGCACGTATAGTATTAAATAATAgatataaaaacaaggaactgcaaatgctggtttataccaaagaaagacacaaagtgctggagtaactcagtgggtcaggcagcatccctggaaaaaaagatgggtgatgtttcgggtcaggacccttcttcagacgacagGCTGGATAGGGTGGGACTTTTTTCTTTACAGTGTAGGAGGCTGACAGGTAACTTTATTGAAGTACATTAAATCACGAGGAGCAcaaataaagtgaacgctcacattcTTTATCCCAGGGTAAAGGTTTcttagactagagggcatagacataaggtgagatatggggggtggatatttaagagggacctcagggacaatttcttcattCAGACGGTGCTCCATAtatgaaagatatttggataggaagggtttagagagacactgtatagaaacatagaaaataggtgcaggagtaggccattcggcccttcgagcgtgcaccgccattcaatatgatcatggctgatcatccaactcagtatcctgtacctgccttctctccataccccctgatccctttagccacaagggccacatctaactccctcttaaatatagccaatgaactggcctcgactaccttctgcggcagagaattccagagattcaccactctctgtgtgaaaatgtaggTATAGACCGAATACAGGCAAATTGGACGAACCCAGAATGCTAATATGGTTGGCGTGgaaaaattgggctgaagggatttTTTTCATGCTATGTAACACTATGAATCTAGCTCTATGACTTGCCAACCATTTTCCACTGCAATGGACAGAATTCATATTGCAAATGGTTGAGGAGggtggagagatacagcatggaaacgcccttcggcccactgattccaaaCGGAAcattgatcacccgcacactagttccatgttatcccgctctcgtatccattccctacattctaggaacaatttacagaggccagttaacctgcaaacctgcacgtctttgggatgtgggaggaaaccgaagcccccggagaaaacccacgtggtcacagggagaatgtaaaaaggctgcacagacagtaccagaggtcaggatcgaacctgggtctctggcgctttgaggtaggagctctactgctgcgccactgtgcctccaggTTCTTGTGAAGACATTCCCAGGAGTAGATAGCAAGGAACAATGGTTCGCTAAACATGTAACCAGAAAAAATGACTTTGGCAGGTAATCCTTTCATTACAAGGGCCCAAAGGTGTGAATGTTTTAGAACATGATTCCACTGCCTTAACGCAGGATGCTGATTctgaacaccaggaagtggtacTACAACCAAACAGCCAACACCGCCCCCTCTCTACATGGTTGGAAAATACAGTCCTGAAAATTTCCATCCAACATCAAATCATCCAAAAAAAGACTAGCTAGTTATTGCAACATATTACAACATGAATATCAATGTGATCCTCAGTACAATGCTTCCTGCTCCTTGCTATCTAATGCTTCCTAAAGGCAATCATTTGCATGACATATGTCTTCCTACAGTTCATTGTACGAAGCTCTTCAGCCAAGGTCAAAGCTTACCTGTACAGATGAAATGGCCTTCTGAATGTATCAGTGTGTGGACCAAACAGATAGGCAATGTttaggatcgggacccttcttcagacctgacccaaaacgtcacctctataagttcataagtgataagagcagaattcaaattaagtctactccaccattcaatcatggctaatcaaaCCCTTAGccgtcaacccaattctcctgccttctctccaggaaccctgacacccatactaatcaagaatctatctatttttaCCTTCAAAATAtcgattgacagcctccacagccttctgtggcaatgaatttcacagattcaccaccctctgactaaagaaattcctcctcatctccttcctaaaggaacgccctattattctgaggctatgacttccagAGGTCTATGTTTTccggagatcctgcctgacccgctgagttactccagcattttgtgtctatctttggtataaaccagcatctgcagttcctttttattaaggtgtgttgacCAAGTTTATCATTGAAAGGATTTCTTCACTGGAGTTTCATCACTCgtcatgggaaagatttaataggaatctgaggggcaacattttcattacATAACATTCAATTATGTTCTTCAGGGAAGGAAATTTGCTCTTCTCACTTGAACGGTGAAGAATCAAGATTCAAGGGGCAAGGGTGGAGTCAAaggtcaagagcgttttattaccatatgtaccaacaacagagCAATTAATTTCTTATGTGCAATAAAAAGTAACTACAGATACCGGTTTATACATctggttaatatatatatatatatagtctgaACAAGgggccgacccaaaacatcacttatccatgtactccagagatgctgcctgaaccgatgatttactccagcactatgtgtctaatTTCTTATTTGCAATACCTGAACAGGCCTGTTAACACAGTACACACTGTTAAATAtaatattaaaaacataattaataaatgcaatttattgggggggaaaaaacaaagtCTTtattgcaaccaaagacagtccatagatgttcatagttgctgaggttagtgttgtgttttgttcaagagcttgatggttgctggaagaagctgttcttgaacctggtgatcacagttttcaggctccttcaggtaccttcttcccaattgtaagaccaaaattggaccaTGGCCAGGGAGGTGTGGCTGTTTGATGACATCGGCTGCCTTCTTGAGACCTTGAGTCCTTTTGATCCTTTTGATGAtggagaggtcagtacctgtgataggccgggcagtgtctaccactttCTGTAATCTCATTCAGTCCTGGGCATTCGAGGCGCCGAACCAagacatgatgcaaccagtcagatagacacacaatgtgtaggaaggaactgcaaatgcaggtttaaactgaagatggacacaaaatgctggagtaactcagtgggtcaggcagatacctggaaaaaaaggaataggtaatgttttgggtcgtgtcCATTCTTCAGTCCTCTCTACTGTACATATAGTTTATAGTTTTTTCGTTTTAgtgacacagcatgaaaacaggttgttcggcccaccgagtccgtgccgcgcTATACGTGGCGAGTCTTTGCAAACTTGCGTATTGTATGCAAAAGAACGAATTTCACTGCACTGCACTTCACTGCAAAGCattttagtacatgtgacaataaggtaacaatcaatcaatcaaatatagtgtgaaaacaggtcttctgactcactgagtccacgccgaccagccatcagcatacactagttctatcctacacactagagacaatttacaaaagcctattaatgtacaaacctgcacgtctttagagtgtgggaggaaaccgaagcacccggagaaaacccatgtggtcacaggtagaatttacaaa
Proteins encoded in this region:
- the LOC116979493 gene encoding succinate receptor 1-like, with translation MTSIEWMEMNVTCSRINSILESYYLTTMYSIEFILGLIGNIVVISGYVFCLKNWKCSNIYLFNLCISDLIFICTLPMFVVYYAKGKHWVFGGFLCKMNRYILYTNMYLSMLFLVCISIDRYLLVSNPLRGHVFQRKKTAIIICVAMWVFVTLEVIPILTFIGSDNVTALDNSTVIKCVDYASAGNPVHNLIYNVCLTIFGYVLPMSVMGVFCLKTAHKLKELSQARTWSITLEKPLTLVILAITIFSVLFTPYHIMRNIRMISRLDNNNISTGAIECIKAAYTLSRPVAFLSIITNPIFYFFSGDRFRETIANNLKCCRSRNAT